The proteins below are encoded in one region of Ferroplasma acidiphilum:
- a CDS encoding fumarylacetoacetate hydrolase family protein: MKIASVTIDNKNHLALYREGKLALLDDYGIKATSVAELSHDDFAKLKDINRFQDYTFSYNSIIDQKSSLLCIGLNYKSHVSEHAGGKIPETPVVFSKANNAFTGNHSIVQTGNGMHVDYEGELCVMIGKTARNVGEANALNYVLGYFIGNDVSSRLMQYKTTQFFLGKSFDNFYPNGPYISIGEINDPQNLTIQTRVNGELRQDSNTGLMIFPVNKLISYISQFMTLRPGDCISTGTPAGVIMGMPESNQKWLGKGDKVEVQITGLGKLETTFE; encoded by the coding sequence ATGAAAATAGCGTCCGTAACTATAGATAATAAAAACCATCTTGCACTGTACAGAGAAGGAAAGTTAGCACTTCTGGATGATTATGGCATAAAGGCAACATCAGTTGCCGAACTTTCACATGATGATTTTGCAAAATTAAAAGATATAAACAGGTTTCAAGATTATACATTTTCATATAATTCTATTATTGATCAGAAATCAAGTCTGTTATGCATTGGCCTTAACTATAAAAGCCATGTATCGGAGCACGCTGGAGGGAAAATACCTGAAACGCCAGTGGTATTCTCAAAAGCAAATAATGCATTTACCGGAAATCATTCTATTGTTCAAACAGGGAATGGAATGCATGTGGATTATGAGGGAGAACTCTGCGTAATGATCGGAAAAACAGCCAGGAATGTTGGCGAAGCAAATGCCCTTAACTATGTGCTGGGTTATTTCATAGGCAACGATGTCAGTTCACGGCTAATGCAGTACAAAACAACGCAGTTCTTCCTTGGCAAGAGCTTTGATAATTTTTATCCCAATGGGCCATATATTTCAATAGGAGAAATAAACGACCCGCAGAACTTAACAATTCAAACAAGAGTAAACGGTGAGTTGAGGCAGGATTCAAATACAGGGCTTATGATATTCCCTGTAAATAAGCTGATAAGCTATATTTCACAATTTATGACCCTGAGACCAGGAGACTGCATTTCTACGGGAACACCGGCTGGAGTAATAATGGGAATGCCTGAATCTAACCAAAAATGGCTTGGAAAGGGCGATAAGGTGGAAGTTCAGATTACTGGATTGGGGAAACTGGAAACTACATTTGAATAA
- a CDS encoding 2'-5' RNA ligase family protein, whose translation MQYTLILKPSLSARRKITAKKKRLEKLYGYTGSLSNKGVHITMAYLRNSRFLDVNPIITLCGKTAPFTYEIGEVGYFEKVRKGKISYIVFLNVIPSPEMYEFHEGLIKALGDNTTEVGKFIPHITLIRKNVNENNLNEIVKFCENLKIDCKFLSTYLILGKRSSEYSRWHFEHIDFHKI comes from the coding sequence ATGCAGTATACACTTATACTTAAGCCATCTTTGAGTGCGAGGCGTAAAATTACAGCAAAGAAAAAGCGCCTGGAGAAATTATATGGCTATACAGGGTCACTGAGCAACAAGGGTGTACATATAACAATGGCATATCTAAGAAACTCCAGATTTCTTGATGTAAACCCCATAATAACACTTTGTGGAAAAACAGCACCATTTACATATGAGATAGGGGAAGTTGGTTATTTCGAAAAGGTCAGGAAGGGAAAAATTTCCTATATTGTTTTTTTAAATGTAATACCATCCCCGGAAATGTATGAATTCCATGAAGGACTTATAAAAGCACTGGGGGATAATACCACAGAAGTCGGGAAATTCATTCCCCACATTACACTTATCAGAAAAAATGTAAATGAAAATAATCTTAATGAAATAGTAAAATTCTGTGAAAACTTAAAAATTGACTGTAAATTTTTATCCACCTATTTGATTCTTGGAAAGCGTTCATCAGAATATTCCCGGTGGCATTTTGAGCACATTGATTTCCACAAAATTTAA
- a CDS encoding 2,3-bisphosphoglycerate-independent phosphoglycerate mutase yields the protein MKKIILIIMDGLGDRPNKELDGLTALQAANRPNLNYLSSHGTTGLMSPVASGIRAGSDTSHLSILGYDPHKYYTGRGPFEALGVGLELKPGDIAFRANYASIIDGKIVDRRAGRIQNTAELSSALETEIDGVKFIVKSGVEHRAAVVMRGPKLSDKVSETDPHSVDSSPMDTEPLAPEANFTSAVINKFLERSRKILASHPLNRKLISEGKLPANEIMLRGVGKMPAIPSFHEKYGMKAACISGTPLIRGIAGLAGFDVLSVEGMNGRVDTNYENIISSAIKSLEKYDFILINFKGTDIAGHDRKPWLKKQVIESVDSVIAPLLKLLQDTLIVVTGDHSTPCSFGDHTGDPVPIMFATDGIINDNVRTFDELSVSDGYYKITSGDIMPIILSYSDRSEKYGA from the coding sequence ATGAAAAAAATTATTCTCATAATAATGGATGGGTTAGGAGACCGACCCAATAAGGAACTGGATGGCCTGACAGCACTTCAGGCGGCTAACAGGCCAAATTTAAACTATTTATCTTCACATGGAACTACCGGGTTGATGTCTCCTGTAGCATCAGGCATCAGAGCCGGTTCGGATACTTCCCACCTCTCAATTCTGGGATATGACCCCCATAAATATTACACTGGCCGTGGGCCATTTGAAGCCCTTGGTGTTGGATTGGAATTGAAACCGGGAGATATAGCATTCAGGGCAAATTATGCATCAATTATAGATGGAAAAATTGTTGACAGGCGTGCAGGAAGAATCCAGAACACTGCAGAACTTTCCAGCGCACTTGAAACAGAAATAGATGGGGTAAAATTCATCGTAAAATCCGGGGTTGAGCACAGGGCAGCAGTAGTTATGAGGGGCCCGAAACTCTCCGATAAAGTTTCAGAAACCGATCCCCATTCAGTAGATTCTTCACCAATGGATACAGAACCGCTCGCACCGGAAGCTAATTTTACATCGGCAGTAATAAATAAATTTCTGGAAAGGTCAAGAAAAATACTTGCTAGCCATCCATTAAACCGGAAATTAATATCCGAAGGCAAACTGCCTGCAAATGAAATTATGCTCAGGGGAGTTGGAAAAATGCCGGCTATACCATCGTTCCACGAAAAATATGGCATGAAAGCTGCATGTATCTCCGGGACTCCATTGATCAGGGGAATTGCGGGGCTTGCAGGTTTTGATGTATTAAGTGTTGAGGGAATGAACGGGAGGGTCGACACAAACTATGAAAATATCATCTCTTCTGCTATTAAATCTCTGGAAAAATATGATTTTATACTTATTAACTTCAAGGGAACGGACATAGCCGGGCATGACAGGAAACCATGGCTCAAGAAGCAGGTGATAGAAAGCGTTGATTCTGTGATAGCTCCTTTGCTTAAACTGTTGCAGGATACGCTGATCGTTGTGACCGGAGATCATTCCACCCCATGCTCCTTCGGCGACCATACAGGCGACCCTGTACCTATAATGTTTGCCACCGATGGAATTATCAATGACAACGTAAGAACCTTTGATGAGCTAAGCGTTTCAGATGGCTATTACAAAATAACCAGTGGAGATATAATGCCTATAATACTATCATATTCAGACAGGTCAGAAAAGTATGGCGCATAG
- the rnz gene encoding ribonuclease Z has translation MASNIRITFLGTGGSMPKPGRSLPAVAIQVDDILNLFDCGEGTQKQFMKSGVSFMSLSNIFISHFHADHFLGLPGLLNSLSFMGRTEDLNIFGPVGAVNFIRNAITLGYGRISYNINVVEVIPGTSYNLGKFTIRTLANNHTVPSISYSLEEKDLTKIDRKKVDEIGFPVYRLEELRKNGKVELNGKEYLLNDVAMGIKKGRKIVYTGDTRPVPEMPEFAKNADVLIHDTTMDSSMEPMVNEYGHSSARQAAESALKGGVKKLFLFHYSSRYNDLDILLKDAKKVFPESYLSHELEQYDIEKNDRLISIS, from the coding sequence ATGGCTTCAAATATTAGAATAACCTTCCTCGGTACCGGAGGGTCAATGCCAAAACCGGGGAGGAGTTTGCCGGCAGTTGCTATTCAGGTTGATGATATCCTGAATCTGTTCGACTGTGGAGAGGGCACACAGAAACAATTTATGAAGAGCGGGGTTTCCTTCATGTCCCTTTCAAACATATTTATATCACATTTTCACGCTGACCATTTTCTTGGATTGCCGGGGCTTCTAAACTCTCTTTCATTCATGGGCAGGACAGAAGACCTAAATATATTCGGGCCGGTTGGTGCTGTCAACTTTATACGCAATGCTATAACCCTTGGCTATGGAAGAATTAGCTATAATATAAATGTGGTTGAGGTTATTCCTGGCACTTCCTATAATCTCGGCAAATTTACTATCAGGACACTGGCTAATAACCATACAGTCCCATCTATTTCATATTCACTGGAAGAAAAAGACCTGACAAAAATCGATAGAAAAAAAGTTGATGAAATTGGATTTCCAGTATACAGGCTTGAAGAGTTGAGAAAAAATGGAAAGGTTGAATTAAATGGAAAAGAGTACCTGTTAAATGATGTGGCAATGGGGATAAAGAAGGGCAGGAAGATTGTATATACCGGAGATACCAGGCCAGTTCCGGAAATGCCAGAGTTTGCTAAAAATGCGGATGTACTCATACATGATACCACCATGGATTCTTCCATGGAGCCAATGGTGAATGAATATGGCCATTCATCTGCAAGGCAGGCTGCCGAGAGTGCCCTGAAAGGCGGTGTTAAGAAATTATTTCTCTTTCACTATAGTTCCAGGTACAACGACCTTGATATACTTTTAAAAGATGCAAAGAAGGTCTTTCCGGAATCCTATCTGAGTCATGAACTGGAACAGTATGATATAGAAAAAAATGACAGGTTAATTAGCATATCCTAG
- a CDS encoding YunC family protein, producing MINQEIEIKGRKYQYINEKIGKKAPLIIVKGENGYIMCGYLNIDAANSLGDVAVRVSGVNDINDVLNTSVNACTDKAKELGIKPGDSIMDIVQKL from the coding sequence ATGATAAATCAGGAGATTGAAATAAAAGGCAGAAAATACCAGTATATAAATGAAAAGATCGGCAAAAAGGCACCACTTATAATTGTAAAGGGTGAAAACGGATACATAATGTGCGGGTATCTTAACATAGATGCAGCCAATTCTCTGGGAGATGTTGCTGTCCGTGTATCCGGTGTAAACGACATAAATGACGTTTTAAATACTTCAGTAAATGCATGCACTGATAAGGCCAAGGAACTGGGAATAAAGCCAGGCGATAGCATTATGGATATTGTTCAGAAATTATAG
- a CDS encoding IS5 family transposase, producing the protein MTPQINNKINRSIKRYWIGSNRRWEKYNESLVDRIQYLTDLSFIKDYDTLLEEKNNGKIGHPYKVPDALIMYLARLRSIFNIPFRSLEGMLRSLAIITGIKSISYSEIFRRIRRIKPEINNTNSKLDCIIDSTGYKITIRGDYLGHKWHKKRKGWIKLHVIISLKDVTVLSFTITDEHTHDSKAARKLLSKMKNNILRIFGDKGYDSKYIYNMFGYNAVIPPRKNASTKSRGSSARAKIVRYIKKNSMEQWKENNSYGKRWIVEIYFSGLKRVMTEVIKAKKIEYIIQELALKVVNYNIMREMTHAY; encoded by the coding sequence TTGACACCACAAATCAATAATAAAATAAATAGAAGTATAAAAAGGTACTGGATCGGCTCGAACAGGAGATGGGAAAAGTATAATGAATCACTTGTAGATAGAATACAATACCTTACAGATTTATCATTCATTAAAGATTATGATACTTTATTGGAGGAAAAGAATAATGGTAAAATAGGCCATCCATACAAAGTGCCTGATGCATTGATAATGTATTTAGCAAGATTGCGATCTATATTCAATATACCGTTCAGGTCACTTGAAGGCATGCTAAGGTCCTTAGCAATTATAACCGGAATAAAATCAATATCATACAGTGAAATATTCAGGAGGATAAGGAGAATCAAGCCTGAAATAAATAATACTAACAGTAAGCTGGATTGCATTATAGATTCTACTGGATATAAGATAACAATAAGGGGAGATTATTTAGGCCATAAATGGCATAAGAAAAGGAAGGGATGGATAAAATTACATGTAATAATATCATTAAAAGATGTTACTGTATTATCATTCACTATAACAGATGAGCATACACATGACTCTAAGGCTGCTAGAAAACTATTGAGTAAGATGAAAAATAATATTCTAAGAATATTTGGGGATAAGGGATACGATTCAAAGTATATCTATAATATGTTCGGATATAATGCAGTAATACCACCCAGGAAGAATGCTTCTACCAAATCCAGAGGTTCATCTGCAAGGGCTAAGATTGTGAGATATATTAAAAAGAATTCCATGGAACAGTGGAAGGAGAATAATAGCTATGGCAAAAGATGGATTGTGGAAATATATTTTTCAGGATTAAAAAGAGTAATGACAGAGGTTATTAAAGCTAAGAAAATAGAGTATATTATACAGGAATTAGCTCTTAAGGTAGTTAATTACAATATTATGAGGGAGATGACACATGCCTATTAA